The Sulfurihydrogenibium sp. region ATTTGTCAAATCAGCCATTTATGGCAAACTTAATGTTATATATTGCAGTTTTTACGTTTGTTATACTTTTATATAAAATTGTGAGACAATGAGAGGAGTTAACAATGGAATGTAGAGAGGAAGGAAAGAAGTTTCAAGAGCTTGTCGAGATAGTTCAAAGATTAAGAAAAGAATGTCCATGGGATAGAGAGCAGACAAATCAGTCTATTAAAAATAATCTAATAGAAGAAGCTTATGAGCTATTAGAAGCAATTGAAGAAAACGATGATGAAAAGATGATAGAAGAGCTTGGAGATGTTTTACTGCAGGTAGTTTTCCACAGCCAAATCAAAAAAGATGAAGGTAAGTTTGATGTAGTTGTTGTAATAGATAGATTGATTAAAAAGCTTATAAAAAGACATCCTCATGTTTTTGGAGAGTCAGAGGCTAAAAATGCTGAAGATGTATTAAAACAGTGGCATCAAATAAAACAAGGAGAAAAAAACTCTATTTTAGAGGGAATTCCAAAAAGAATGCCTGCACTTTTGCGTTCTTATAAAGTTCAAGATAGAATGGCAAAGGTTGGATTTGAATGGGAAAGCATAAACGATGTATGGGAAAAAGTCTTTGAAGAGATACAAGAGTTAAAAGAAGCAAAAACATACGAAGAAAAAGTCCATGAATTTGGAGATATTCTAACTGCACTTGTCAATCTTGCGAGATTTTTAAAAATAGACCCGGAAGAAGTACTTCATTTAGCAACAGATAGAAGCATAAAAAGGTTTAATTACATCGAGCAGAAAGCAAAACAACAGGGTAAAAAGTTAGAAGAGATGAGCTTGGAAGAGATGGATAAATATTGGAACGAATCAAAGGGTGTTGTGGGATAAGACTGTTTGCAAAAATCAACGTTGTCATTTCTAAGTAGACGAAGAATCTCCTCTTTCCTGAGACTGCTTGTAAAAATCCACACTGTCATTCTGAAGCCGGTGAAGAATCTCATATTTTTCTTTTCAAGTCAAAAAATCAAAAAAGAGATCCTTCGGACTTCGTCCTTAAGATGGCAAGAAGATGGCAAGAAAAGGCAAATTTACAAAAATTTTTGAACACCCTCTTTACCCATTACTCATTTTCTATTCCATATCTTTTCTTATAAAGCATAATAAAAGCATCTATCAATGCAACGATTACGGGAGCAATAAAAATACCAAGAAATCCAAAGGTACTTAATCCACCAATAATAGCAAAAAACATTATCATTGGGTGCATGTCAATTTTAGTTCCAACAACTATAGGTCGAATAATATTATCTACAGTGCTAATTACAAAAGTTCCATAAAGAGTAAAAAGAATTCCTACTAAAAGACCTTTGCTGACCATAAGATAAATAGCAACCGGAACCCATACCAAGGACGCACCACCAAAAGGAATGAATGCAGCAAAAAATGTCAGAAAAGTAAGAACAAGACTGTAATCTACGCCAGCAATCAAAAATCCAATTAAAGATGCTATAGCTTGAGCAATTGCTACAAATACAGAACCAAGAATTACAGCTTGAACTGCGGCATAAGAATTACTAAATAAGTAATCTTTCTCTTCTTTTTCTAAAGGAATTATTGAATAAACCAAATTGTACAGCTTATATCCATCTTTAAAAAGAAAGAAAATGGTTAAAGCCATGATAAAGATAGCAATGGAAATCAAAATAACATTTGATAAAAATGTCCTCGCAAAATTAAACATAATTGCTGTAAATTGTTTAAGATAATTAATTATTGAGTCATGAAAGTTGCTATCAAGCTTGCTTAGATAAAATTCTTGAAGTTTAAGATAGAGTTTATATAGATAAGGACTTTCTTTTAATTTTTCAACAATTAAGTTAGGATTTGTTATATAATCTGCAATCAGTGGATACAGCTCTATGATTTCCTTTGTCAGAAAAAACAAAATCAAGCTAAATGGTAACAGTAGCGTAGTCAGTATTATAAATGTTGAAATTAAAGAATTTAAAACGGAATTTTTTACAATCTTTGAAATTTTTTGATGTATCGGATAAAAAACTACAACAAGTAATATTGAAACTGTAATAATACCTATAAACGGAGCAAAGATTACATATCCTAAAAAAAGAAAAAGAAGAAAGGAAATAACAAAAAATATATTTCCTAACTTCTTAATATCATCTAACAATTAAAGTCCTTTAATATTTTTATTCTTCGCTTTTCTTTAACGCACCAGCTACAAACGTAATAACTACTGTTAAAATTGTAAAAGCTGTCATGATAATAAACGGCATCCATGCTTCCATGTTAAATACCTCCTTAATTTTATATAAAGTAATTTTATATCATAAATTTCTAAAAAGCAATTAATTTTTATTCAAAAGTTTTAATGCTTCTTCTACAGAAATACCTTCATTTACTATTTTTGATAAAACAGATGTGATTAAAGTAATGTCTCTATGTTGAAAGATGTTTCTTCCTATCGATATTCCAGCACATCCAGCTACAACAACAGCATCATAGACCATTTTCAATAATGCTTCGTCAGAATCTACTTTAGGACCTCCGGCAATGACTACCGGAACAGGACATCCTTCTACCACTTTTCTGAAGCTTTCCGGGTCTCCAGTATATGGAACTTTTACAATATCAGCTCCAAGCTCTGCAGCAATTCTTGCAATATGTGCGATTGCTTTTGGGTCGTATGGATTTTTTACTTCAGGACCTCTGTAATACATCATAGCAAGAAGAGGCATTTGCCATTCTAAGCATTTTTTAGATACTTCTCCAAAATCTTTTAGCATCTGTTTTTCATCTTCAGCACCTATGTTAACGTGGATAGAAACACCATCAGCTCCAAGCTTTATAGCCTCTTCAACTGTACAAACAAGAACCTTATCATTTTTTCTAAGTGATAAATCCGTAGAAGCAGACATATGAATGATTAATCCTACATCTTTACCTTTTCCTCTGTGCCCTGCTTCTACCATTCCTTTATGTAAAATTATTGCATTAGCTCCACCTTCTGCTATTTTCTGAACAGTT contains the following coding sequences:
- the mazG gene encoding nucleoside triphosphate pyrophosphohydrolase; this encodes MECREEGKKFQELVEIVQRLRKECPWDREQTNQSIKNNLIEEAYELLEAIEENDDEKMIEELGDVLLQVVFHSQIKKDEGKFDVVVVIDRLIKKLIKRHPHVFGESEAKNAEDVLKQWHQIKQGEKNSILEGIPKRMPALLRSYKVQDRMAKVGFEWESINDVWEKVFEEIQELKEAKTYEEKVHEFGDILTALVNLARFLKIDPEEVLHLATDRSIKRFNYIEQKAKQQGKKLEEMSLEEMDKYWNESKGVVG
- a CDS encoding 2-amino-3,7-dideoxy-D-threo-hept-6-ulosonate synthase, coding for MSIGKRVRLERLINRETGKTVLVPMDHGVSSGPMEGIVNLKETVQKIAEGGANAIILHKGMVEAGHRGKGKDVGLIIHMSASTDLSLRKNDKVLVCTVEEAIKLGADGVSIHVNIGAEDEKQMLKDFGEVSKKCLEWQMPLLAMMYYRGPEVKNPYDPKAIAHIARIAAELGADIVKVPYTGDPESFRKVVEGCPVPVVIAGGPKVDSDEALLKMVYDAVVVAGCAGISIGRNIFQHRDITLITSVLSKIVNEGISVEEALKLLNKN
- a CDS encoding AI-2E family transporter translates to MLDDIKKLGNIFFVISFLLFLFLGYVIFAPFIGIITVSILLVVVFYPIHQKISKIVKNSVLNSLISTFIILTTLLLPFSLILFFLTKEIIELYPLIADYITNPNLIVEKLKESPYLYKLYLKLQEFYLSKLDSNFHDSIINYLKQFTAIMFNFARTFLSNVILISIAIFIMALTIFFLFKDGYKLYNLVYSIIPLEKEEKDYLFSNSYAAVQAVILGSVFVAIAQAIASLIGFLIAGVDYSLVLTFLTFFAAFIPFGGASLVWVPVAIYLMVSKGLLVGILFTLYGTFVISTVDNIIRPIVVGTKIDMHPMIMFFAIIGGLSTFGFLGIFIAPVIVALIDAFIMLYKKRYGIENE